TGCGCGGCGCGGCTCTCCGCGCCCTCTACATCCTGCTGCGAGACGAGGTTCGGGTTCTGGGTGCGCAGATCGCGCGCCCGGCGGGCCTCACGCTGCAGCTGATCACGGTCGGACTCGGCCTCGATCAGCGTGGCGCGCGCGGTCGCCAGGTTCGCTTCCGCCTCGGCAACCGAGGCGGTGTACTCCGCGTTCTCCAGGCGGGCGATGATCTGGCCGCCCCGAACGTTCGACCCCTCGCTCACGCCGAGGAATGCCAGGCGTCCGGGTATCTTGGCGGCGACCGAGGCCTTGGTCCGCGCGACCACGTACCCGTTGGCTACCACCGAGACGCCCCGGCCGGCCCCGGCCGAGGCTCCACCACCGCTCAGCGTTGCGGTCACGACCTGCACCGGGACCGTCGAGCCACGCCGGATGACGAGCACAGCGCCGGTGACGACCACCATCGCCACGGCGGCAAGAATGAGCGTGGTGCGGAACGCCCTCCGGACGCCCGCCGGGGGCGCGTCGCGGTTGATCTTCAGTCGCGAGAGATCGTGGGCAGCACCGGTCATACGATGGGGTCGAATCTAGCGAGGGCGAGTATGGCGCGCAGCGGGGGCGGCTCCCGCCCAAAAACAGGGCGCCGGCCCCTTGCGGAGCCGGCGCCTGGTGAAGCTGGTGCGACGGTGTCTTACGCGATCTTGCGAACGTTCGCGGCCTGAAGACCCTTGGGGCCCTGCTTGACCTCGAACTCGACGCGGTCACCCTCGGCGAGCGAACGGAACCCGTCCGCCACGATCGCCGTGTGGTGCACGAAGACATCCGGGCCGCCGTCCTGCTGGACGAAACCGAAGCCCTTCGCGTCGTTGAACCACTTCACCTTGCCCTGCGCCATACGATGCTACTCCTGATAATGTGGGCCTGAGCCCGGTACACGGCGGCCACCATGACCGCTCGTTTGTTGCCAACAAGAAACACCGCTCGGGGTACGCCCCGCAGCGGTGTCGTCATCCATGTGACCGAACAAGCTGCATATGCGTGCGCCTTGCGACGAGCGCTAAAGTAGCGCCGCTTCAACGTTTGTCAAGCCGGGGGCTGCTCCGGCTCGAAGGCCGCGACCCGGAACCGCGGGCCAAGGTGCCGCGAAGACGCCAGGCGACCTTACGCGTTGGTGCTGAGGGGGCCGGACGCGCCGGTCCTCTCGGCGCAGGATTCGCAGAGCGCGGGAACGGGTTTGGCGTCCGAGTGATCTGCGATGAAATCCATGACCTCGTGCCAGAAGCCCCGGTCGTCTCGCACTCTCTTGCAGGAGGTGCACACCGGAAGGCCGCCCGTCATGCGCTTGGTGCGGGCGAGGGCGTGCTCGAGCTTCTGCATCAGCGCGAGGCGCTCCGCTTCGGCCTGCTTACGGTCGGTGATGTCGCGTGCCACGGCCGAGGCGCCGGTGATGTGGCCCGCGGCGTCGCGGACCGGCGAGACGGTCAGGGAGACGTTTATCACCGCGCCGTCCTTCCGCCGCCGGATCGTCTCGTAGTGGGCGATCCGCTGGCCGCGCCGGATGCTGTCCAGGATCTGCGGCAGGTGGTCCACATGCCCCGGCGGGATGAGCAGCGATAACGGCTTGTCATGCATTTCGTACCCCGGGTAGCCGAAGATGTCCTCGGCGGCGGGGTTCCAGTGCTCGACGACACCGTGGAGCGACATCCCGATGATCGCGTCGTTGGAGGATGCGACAACGTTGGCCAGGCGCGCCAGCTCGGCCTCCTGGCTCTTCCGCTCGGTTATGTCCCGCGCCACGGCGTAAACGACCTCATGTTCCTCGTCGCTGGTCGCATTCCACTGGAGCCAGCGGTACGAGCCGTCGGCGTGGAGGAAGCGGTTCTCGAACGTCACCGTCTCCTCGCCGCCGCAGACCCTCACGAACTCCCTCAGGCTCCGCTCGCGGTCTTCAGGCATCACGAACTCGATGAACGGCTTCGACTTCAGCTCGGAAAGCGGGTGGCCGAGCGCGCGCTCGAACGCCGGGTTGATCTGGCGGAACACACCGTCGAAACCGGAGACGCACAGCATGTCGCGCGTGAGCTCGAAGAGCCGGTCGCGCTCGAGGTCCTCGCGGCGGCGGGAGCGGCCGCGGCGGTCGGGGGGCATCAGATCCCCGCTCATCCCTCGAGTCCTCCCGCATCGATCGCGAGCACCGTTCGCAGCAGCACGTTCGCCCCGTTCGTGATGTCCAGCGGCCGCGAGAACTCCCGCGGCGAGTGGCTGATCCCGCCCACGCTCGGAATGAAGATCATCCCGACCGGCGCGATGCGCGCCAGGACCTGCGCGTCGTGCCCCGCGCCGCTCGGCAGGGCGCGGTGTGAAAGGCCCAGGCCGTCGGCCGCCTGGGTGATCAACCGTTGTACCCGAACGTCCGTCAGCGCCGGAGTGTTCTCGCTGAACAGGTGGAAGTTAACGGTGGTCCCCGTGGCAGTCGCGATTCGATCGCCTTCCGCGATCACCTGCCGCGCCAGCCGGTCGATCTTCTCGGCCGCAAGGTCACGGATCTCTACGGTCATCACGACCCGGCCGGGCACCACGTTGGGTGCGCCCGGAAAGGCCTGGATGCGCCCCACAGTACCGACCTGGCGCCCCGGCACCGACGTCACCACCCGGTTCACGGCGAGTACCAGCTGCGACGCGGCCATCAGCGCGTCCCGCCGGCGGTCCATGGGGGTGGTGCCCGCGTGGTTCGCGAAGCCTTCGAAGGTGACTTCGTAGTCGCGGATGCCGACGATCCCCTCGACCACGCCGATGTTGACGCCGGCCTCGTCCAGCGTCCCGCCC
The DNA window shown above is from Gemmatimonadales bacterium and carries:
- a CDS encoding cold-shock protein, with translation MAQGKVKWFNDAKGFGFVQQDGGPDVFVHHTAIVADGFRSLAEGDRVEFEVKQGPKGLQAANVRKIA
- a CDS encoding M20 family metallo-hydrolase, with the protein product MNGDRLNRHLGELSAFGRTETGTNRLAYSEPDRAGREYVMGLMREAGLEVRIDAGANLIGRRAGRDAARPPILIGSHTDSVPDGGNYDGDVGALGAIEVAQTLAESRTVARRPLEVVVFSNEEGGLVGSKAMVGELGPAELDVTSRSGKTIRDGIRYLGGDPDRLATARRSRGEVAAYLELHIEQGGTLDEAGVNIGVVEGIVGIRDYEVTFEGFANHAGTTPMDRRRDALMAASQLVLAVNRVVTSVPGRQVGTVGRIQAFPGAPNVVPGRVVMTVEIRDLAAEKIDRLARQVIAEGDRIATATGTTVNFHLFSENTPALTDVRVQRLITQAADGLGLSHRALPSGAGHDAQVLARIAPVGMIFIPSVGGISHSPREFSRPLDITNGANVLLRTVLAIDAGGLEG
- a CDS encoding PAS domain S-box protein, which produces MSGDLMPPDRRGRSRRREDLERDRLFELTRDMLCVSGFDGVFRQINPAFERALGHPLSELKSKPFIEFVMPEDRERSLREFVRVCGGEETVTFENRFLHADGSYRWLQWNATSDEEHEVVYAVARDITERKSQEAELARLANVVASSNDAIIGMSLHGVVEHWNPAAEDIFGYPGYEMHDKPLSLLIPPGHVDHLPQILDSIRRGQRIAHYETIRRRKDGAVINVSLTVSPVRDAAGHITGASAVARDITDRKQAEAERLALMQKLEHALARTKRMTGGLPVCTSCKRVRDDRGFWHEVMDFIADHSDAKPVPALCESCAERTGASGPLSTNA